From Triticum aestivum cultivar Chinese Spring chromosome 4A, IWGSC CS RefSeq v2.1, whole genome shotgun sequence, a single genomic window includes:
- the LOC123084208 gene encoding sphinganine C4-monooxygenase 1-like — MASESSQHMLLSSNTQRGHYAWHRCMHLNKFLYQHVHSWHHRVIVPCALGVQYNHPVEGLLLDTVSSVVTFLAPGMSPHVSIFFLTLCTVKGIDDHYGLWLPGNVFHLCFWNNTAYHDAHHLSRAGRYNFWQPFFVTWDKVFGKHMPYVVEHRPQGGLHVRPMEALNYVYIVFQI; from the coding sequence GGCACTACGCATGGCACCGATGCATGCACCTCAACAAGTTCCTGTACCAGCACGTCCACTCATGGCACCACCGCGTCATCGTGCCCTGCGCCTTGGGCGTGCAATACAACCACCCTGTGGAGGGCCTCCTCCTCGACACCGTCAGCAGCGTGGTCACCTTCCTCGCCCCCGGTATGTCGCCCCACGTCTCCATCTTCTTCTTGACACTCTGCACCGTCAAGGGCATCGACGACCACTACGGGCTGTGGTTGCCGGGGAACGTGTTCCACCTCTGCTTCTGGAACAACACGGCGTACCACGACGCCCACCATCTATCGCGCGCCGGCAGATACAACTTCTGGCAGCCCTTCTTTGTGACGTGGGACAAGGTGTTTGGGAAGCACATGCCCTATGTGGTCGAGCACAGGCCCCAAGGAGGGCTCCATGTGCGTCCCATGGAAGCCCTTAACTATGTATATATTGTTTTTCAGATTTGA